The nucleotide sequence TCGTGCTCCAGGCCGTGCCCGCTGGCATGGTCGTCGGCCTGCCCGCCCTCGTCATCAACCTCGTGGTGACGGTCGTGGTCACCCTGGCTACCGCGCCTCCCTCGGACACCGCGATCGACGTCGGGATCGAAGAAGGGACGCCCCCGGACCCGCGAGGAACCAAGGAAGCCAGCCTCGCCGGGTAACCCGAGGGGTTCCGGCCTCGGCCGCGTGTGCCGGGCGCTCCGCCCGAGGCACGCGGCCGAGGGCCGTACTGGATAATGATGCCGTGGCCGTGACAAGGATCCGTGAATACCGCACCCTCCGGGGCATGACCGTCCGGGAACTCGCCGACCGCGCCGGGGTGTCCACCGGCCTGATCAGCCAGGTTGAGCGTGGTGTCACCGATCCCAGCCTGGAAACGATGCGACGGATCGCCGAGGTCCTCGACACCCCCTTGTTCAATCTGTTCCAGGACGGGGATCAGCAGACGGTCGCCGTCATCCGCCGCGACGACCGGTACCGGATCTCCTCGCCCCACCACGCGATCACCTACACCCGTGCCTCACCGGGTGGAGCCAGACTGGAAGTCCTCGAAGGGTCGCTGGAACCCGGTGCCGTCTCCTCCGACACCCCCCGATCACACCCCTCGGAGGAGTGCGTCGTCGTCCTCACCGGTCGGCTCACGGTCCAGGTGGGCGACCAGACGCACATGCTGAAGGCCGGAGACAGCTGCCACTTCGACTCCAACATCCCGCACCGCTTTCTCAACGAGAGCAGGAGCACCGTTCGCTTCATGCTCAGCATCACGCCCCCCAGCTACTGACGCCGCGGCCCACGCGCGCCGGGCAGGCGTCGCGCCCCGCTCACCGGACCCCACGGCCCGGTGAGCGGGGCGCGACGGCCCTCAGCGCGAGGACGTCGCCGCGTCGGCGGGCTTCAGCAGCCGGGCCGCGGAGAGCGGAGCGCCGTCGCCGTCCCGGGACTCCTCGGCGAGCAGGGACATCCGTACGGTGGGCCGCCCGCCCTCGGCGGTGACGACGACCAGGTCGGCGCGGAGCCCCGGGACGAGGGCCCCGCGGTCGGCAAGCCCCGCGGTGCGCGCGGCGCCCGAGGTGATGAGTGCCACCGCGGTGTGCAGCGGCACCACCCCGCGCTCCGCCAGGCGCAGTGCGGCGGCGAGCAGGGCGGTGGGCATGTAGTCACTGGACAGGTTGTCCACCAGGCCCTCGGCGATCAGCGCCTCGGCGCCGACGTTGCCGCTGTGCGAGCCGCCGCGCAGCACGTTGGGGGCACCGGCGACGACCGGCATCCCGGCGTCCTGCGCGGCGCGGGCCGCCTCGCGGGTGGTGGGGAACTCGGCGACGGCGGCGCCCGCGGCCCGTACCCCGGAGAGCTCTTCCGCGCTCTCCACGTCGTGGGCGAGCAGCCGGATCCGCCCCGCGCGTACCTCCTGGCCGAGGTGGGCGAGGGTGCGGGCGCGCTGCGGGATGCCATCGGCACGCTCGTCGATGCGGTGGCGGATGAACCGGTCGGCGTCCTCGGCGGACAGGTGCTCCTGCCGCTGGACGATCGCTCGGTACGCCTCCAGGTTCCGGTACTGGCCGGGGTGTGGTCCTCGTACGAGACCAGCGGCGGCACGTCGGTGTGCGGCTGTCCGGTGAGGGCGCCCTTGAGGGCGTCCAGCGCGTCGGCGTCGCGGGCGTCGAGGCGGTGCAGCAGCCGGTGGTCGATCAGGCCGACGCCGGACGCGGCCCGTTCCCGTACGGCGGCGGCGAGCGCCAGCGAACGCTCGATGGTGCGGTCCTTCTCGGCGTTGGTCTGGTAGCTGACCGCGTGGTGCATCGTGGTGACGCCCGCCGCCCGGACCCGTCCCTCGAAGCTCAGGACGGCGAAGCCCGGCTCGAACTCCACGGTGGGGCGAGGGCGTTGCTCCTTCTCCAGCGCGTCGCTGTGGGTGTCGATGATGCCCGGCAACAGCAGGGCGCCGCCGAGGTCGACGGCTCCGGCCGGAACCGCGCCCGGGGTGACAGGGGCGACCTCGGTGATCCGGCCGTCCTCGACGACGACGAGGGCGTCGTCGAGGGTCCGGTCGGGAAGCACGGCGCGGGCGTGGGCGAACGCGTAGCGGCTCATCGGGCCACCTCCAGCGGCAGGTTCGGGTCGTGCAGGATCTCCCCGGGGGCGCCGGTGGCCAGCACCCGGCCGCCGCCGAGCACCACCACGCGGGTGGCGAGGCGCTCGATGGCGTCGAGGTCGTGGAAGACGGACAGGACGGCGGTACCGGTCTCCTCCAGGCGGGCGATGAGATCCAGGACCGCGGCGCGGTTGGCCGGGTCGAGGGCGGAGACGGGCTCGTCCAGCAGCAGCAACCGGGGCGGCGCGATGGTGCCGGCGGCGATGTTGACGCGCTGCTTCTGGCCGCCGGACAGGACGGTGGCGTGCATGTCCCACAGATGTTCGGCGATGGCCACCTGGCGCAGCGCGGCGGCGGCGGCCTCCAGGGCGGCGGCCCGGCCCATACCGCGCGCGACCCCGGCCGAGGCGACGATGGAGATCACCGAGCGGCGCGGCTGGGGGCGCAGGAACTGGGATACGTACCCGATCTCCTGGCCGCGCAGCTCGGCGGCCTCGGCGTCGGGCAGCGCGGCCACGTCGAGGAGTTCACCGCCCGCGGTGCGGAACCAGATGTGGCCGGAGCCGGTGAGGTAGGTCCGGTACACGCAGCGCAGCAGGGTGGACTTGCCGGCGCCCGAGGTGCCGGCCAGGGCGACGTGCTCGCCGGGCCGGACGTCGAGGTCGACGCCGTGCAGGGCGTCGACGGTCCGGCCGTCGATGGTGTGCAGGGTGAAGTCCTTGCGCAGCCCGCGCACCGACAGGACGGTGTCGTCGGGGACGCCGGGGACGTGCGCGGAGGTACCGGGCCGGACGGGGGTCTGTACGGGGGTCACTGTGGTCATCCTCGGGCCGCCGCGACGAGTTGCTGGCTGTAGGGGTGCTGGGGGTCTTCCAGGAGCTGGTCGGTGAGGCCGGACTCGAC is from Streptomyces hygroscopicus and encodes:
- a CDS encoding XRE family transcriptional regulator: MAVTRIREYRTLRGMTVRELADRAGVSTGLISQVERGVTDPSLETMRRIAEVLDTPLFNLFQDGDQQTVAVIRRDDRYRISSPHHAITYTRASPGGARLEVLEGSLEPGAVSSDTPRSHPSEECVVVLTGRLTVQVGDQTHMLKAGDSCHFDSNIPHRFLNESRSTVRFMLSITPPSY
- a CDS encoding phosphonate metabolism protein PhnL, with the translated sequence MTTVTPVQTPVRPGTSAHVPGVPDDTVLSVRGLRKDFTLHTIDGRTVDALHGVDLDVRPGEHVALAGTSGAGKSTLLRCVYRTYLTGSGHIWFRTAGGELLDVAALPDAEAAELRGQEIGYVSQFLRPQPRRSVISIVASAGVARGMGRAAALEAAAAALRQVAIAEHLWDMHATVLSGGQKQRVNIAAGTIAPPRLLLLDEPVSALDPANRAAVLDLIARLEETGTAVLSVFHDLDAIERLATRVVVLGGGRVLATGAPGEILHDPNLPLEVAR
- a CDS encoding phosphonate metabolism protein PhnM, with amino-acid sequence MSRYAFAHARAVLPDRTLDDALVVVEDGRITEVAPVTPGAVPAGAVDLGGALLLPGIIDTHSDALEKEQRPRPTVEFEPGFAVLSFEGRVRAAGVTTMHHAVSYQTNAEKDRTIERSLALAAAVRERAASGVGLIDHRLLHRLDARDADALDALKGALTGQPHTDVPPLVSYEDHTPASTGTWRRTERSSSGRSTCPPRTPTGSSATASTSVPMASRSAPAPSPTSARRYARGGSGCSPTTWRARKSSPGYGPRAPPSPSSPPPARRPAPRRTPGCRSSPVPPTCCAAARTAATSAPRR